One Halichondria panicea chromosome 3, odHalPani1.1, whole genome shotgun sequence genomic region harbors:
- the LOC135333491 gene encoding dual specificity protein kinase shkB-like, with translation MGLVQEARPQAVRTQSLFAGFGSPNARDDVSSTLRSENGQLQQQLTQSHSDVQQLQREVSEKDQEITRLQQQLTRANEHLTRTNEEHEELIAALRQQLDAQLALANDMLRHSNDQRQRSDTQNQQLVGTLIEQVDLLQRRVSSLSAIIRKNHPQEVEFWQVSPEEVSIREDEILGQGAWGYVAKGTFRGTTVAVKRMYPEILRQTTVDRIRREIHTMAQIRHPNLVLFVAAVLNEQTGPIIVTELLDTSLRSAYQDNRVGPNKRRIFGDISSALVYLHRQREPIIHRDVSSANVLLLSLPNNKWLAKLSDFGSANLARDATTPGEGAILYTAPEAYPQPPSSRQPRPQQTTKIDVYSFGVLACEVVTRTFPKSELFYRLLSSMEGVWRELHPLITSCVSHSPQDRPSMDTVLHHIKQLDSEP, from the coding sequence ATGGGACTAGTACAGGAGGCAAGACCACAAGCAGTGAGAACACAGTCATTGTTTGCAGGGTTTGGATCACCTAATGCACGAGATGATGTCTCTTCAACTTTACGATCGGAAAATGGTCAACTTCAGCAACAGCTCACACAATCACACTCAGACGTTCAACAACTTCAAcgagaggtgtcagaaaaagACCAAGAAATTACTCGACTACAGCAACAACTAACAAGAGCCAACGAACATTTGACAAGAACTAATGAAGAGCACGAAGAGCTGATAGCAGCCCTCAGACAACAATTGGATGCTCAACTAGCACTTGCCAATGACATGTTGAGACATTCCAATGACCAACGACAACGATCTGACACACAGAACCAACAGCTGGTAGGGACCCTCATAGAACAAGTGGACCTCCTCCAACGAAGAGTGTCCTCTCTTTCAGCCATCATTCGTAAGAACCACCCTCAGGAGGTGGAGTTTTGGCAGGTGTCTCCAGAGGAGGTGTCTATTAGAGAGGACGAGATTCTTGGTCAAGGGGCCTGGGGCTATGTTGCCAAGGGAACCTTTAGAGGAACAACGGTGGCCGTCAAACGAATGTATCCTGAAATTCTACGACAGACTACGGTGGATCGAATTCGTCGTGAGATTCACACCATGGCTCAGATCCGCCACCCCAACCTTGTCCTCTTTGTTGCTGCCGTCCTCAACGAGCAAACAGGTCCCATTATTGTCACAGAGCTCCTGGATACCTCTCTACGTTCTGCCTACCAGGACAATCGTGTTGGTCCCAACAAGCGAAGGATCTTTGGAGACATCTCCTCAGCTCTGGTTTATCTCCACCGACAGAGGGAACCCATCATCCACAGAGATGTGAGCTCTGCTAATGTCCTCCTTCTCTCTCTACCCAACAACAAATGGCTTGCCAAACTCTCTGACTTTGGATCAGCTAACCTAGCTCGAGATGCCACTACTCCTGGAGAAGGTGCTATCCTGTACACTGCCCCTGAGGCCTATCCCCAACCACCTTCATCACGTCAACCACGACCACAACAGACGACAAagattgatgtgtacagttttggagtgcttgcttgtgaagtggtgaCTCGAACATTTCCAAAATCTGAACTGTTTTATCGTCTGTTATcgagtatggaaggtgtatggcgggagctccacccactcatcacctcctgtgtctctcactcccctcaggacagaccctccatggacactgtgctacaccacatcaaacaattggactcAGAGCCTTAG